In Halobacterium noricense, the genomic stretch GCGTCCGGGAAGTAGAACTCCGAGAGAACGGGTGTCTCCGAATCCAGCCCGATTTGGCCGTCCGTCGGCCGGAGATCGCCAGTGGGCGTCGCGGCGAGCCGTACCGAGATGCTGTCCGGGTCGGCGTCCGCCGCGAGTTCGCAGAGCACGGAGACGAGCGCTCTCGTAGCGTACGTAGGCACGACCCGACGTAGGGCGGGCGCGCGGTTGAACGTACCGACTGTGTGGAGTGTGGGGCTCGCGCATCGCTTCGTCGGCGGCGCTGGTCGCTGCGGCGGGGAGCACCACGTTGCTCGCGGGTCACTCCGTTCCCCGCTCGCCACAACGTGCCCTCCCTACGGTCGGGCACGCGGCTCGCGCATCGCTGCGCTCCGCGCTCGCCATAACGTGGCGCGCTCTTGGCGCGCCACGCTTTCCAGAAAAAGGCTCTTACGCGCCCACCACCTATCGCACAGTAATAATGGTACTCGACGACCTCGGGAGTTCCCTGCGGGGGACACTCGACAAGCTCCGTGGGAAGTCCCGCATCTCCGAGGAGGACGTCGACGAAATCGTCAAGGAGATTCAGCGCTCGCTGCTCCAAGCCGACGTCGACGTGAGCCTCGTGATGGAGCTGTCCGACTCCATCGAAGAACGCGCCCTAGAGGAGGAGCCGCCGGGCGGCACGTCCGCCCGCGACCACGTCCTCCGCATCGTCTACGAGGAGCTCGTGGACCTCGTCGGCGACTCCACCGAGATTCCGCTCGAAAACCAGACCATCCTGCTGGCCGGCCTGCAGGGCTCGGGGAAGACCACGACCGCGGCGAAGATGGCGTGGTGGTTCTCGAAGAAGGGGCTTCGGCCCGCGGTCATCCAGACGGACACGTTCCGCCCGGGCGCCTACGACCAGGCCGAGCAGATGGCCGAGCGCGCGGAGGTCGCGTTCTACGGCGACCCCGACGAGGACGACCCCGTGAAAATCGCACGGGACGGCCTCGAAGCCACCGAGGACGCCGACGTCCACATCGTGGACACGGCGGGCCGTCACGCGCTCGAAGACGACCTCATCGGCGAAATCGAGGATATCGAGTCGACGGTCGAACCCGACCGCAGCCTGCTCGTGCTCGACGCCGCAATCGGCCAGGGGGCGAAAGACCAGGCCCGGGAGTTCGACGACTCCATCGGCATCGACGGCGTCGCCATCACGAAACTCGACGGGACGGCGAAAGGTGGCGGTGCGCTGACGGCCGTCGACGAGACGGGGTCGACCATCGCGTTCCTCGGGAGTGGGGAGACCGTCCAGGACATCGAGCGCTTCGAGCCGGACAGTTTCATCTCGCGGCTGCTCGGGATGGGCGACCTCAAGCAGCTCACCGAGCGCGTCGAGCGCGCGATGGAGGAGACGGGGCTCGAAGAGGACGACGACTGGGACCCCGAGGACCTGATGAAAG encodes the following:
- a CDS encoding signal recognition particle protein Srp54, translated to MVLDDLGSSLRGTLDKLRGKSRISEEDVDEIVKEIQRSLLQADVDVSLVMELSDSIEERALEEEPPGGTSARDHVLRIVYEELVDLVGDSTEIPLENQTILLAGLQGSGKTTTAAKMAWWFSKKGLRPAVIQTDTFRPGAYDQAEQMAERAEVAFYGDPDEDDPVKIARDGLEATEDADVHIVDTAGRHALEDDLIGEIEDIESTVEPDRSLLVLDAAIGQGAKDQAREFDDSIGIDGVAITKLDGTAKGGGALTAVDETGSTIAFLGSGETVQDIERFEPDSFISRLLGMGDLKQLTERVERAMEETGLEEDDDWDPEDLMKGEFTLKDMRKQMEAMDNMGPLDQVMDMIPGMGGGMMDQLPDDAMDVTQERMRNFSVIMDSMTEDELENPRSIGASQVRRIAKGSGQSEETIRELLDQHKMMAQTMKQFQGMGDGDMQRMMKQMQQGGGGGGGGGFGGMF